In Zingiber officinale cultivar Zhangliang chromosome 9B, Zo_v1.1, whole genome shotgun sequence, the genomic window ACAACGCCGTAAAAAGGACGGAGGTGGCGGACTTGATAAGGACGTTGATGggaggagagaaaggaagagatATGAAGAGAATGGCGGCCGAGTGGAAGGAGAAGGCGGCGAGGGCCACAGGACCCGGTGGATCGTCGGAGGTGAACCTCCAAAGGCTTATTGAAGAGGTGCTACTTTAATCAAATATATTGCAAAATATACATTGTTATTGGGGATATCAAGTATCATTTTACAAAGTATATATGGTTTTATCCCTTACGTAAAAAATGGGATGTATACTCTATCTTTATtgtattcaaaaattttattgaAAATCGATTCTCGATGACTATCAAAACACTTTTCACTGATAATGTTAGTGAATTCTTAACTCTTCGCTCCTTTCTTACTACTCATGGTATCAGTCACCTTACCACTCCTTCACACACTCCTGAACACAATGGATACTCTGAACATTGTCATCATCATATTATTGAAACTGGTCTCACTTTATTGCACAAAGTGCATATTTCACTCACTTTCTGGCCTTGTGTCTTTGTTGCGGCAGTCTATTTGATTAACCGCATGTCCTCTTTTTAAAATTTGTTCACCTCCGTTCCTAATCTTTCTAAGCTTCAAGTTTTCgggtgatcccgtccggaagctgagtcgaatGAAGGAGGGCCTTGCTGTGCTaaaagttgacggagagtcgttgaGACGATGAGTCAGCGAGGTACCCCCTGGACAAGTTCGCACAGGCGGTTCTACAGAGAGAACTGATCAAGATGATGATGCTATtgatctgcacacactcagacgagtccaccGGTCGTTAGAGACtataaaccagggaaaaagtccccgggtcaggccctctgacgctctagtcaggtactttttccccaggcTCAACCGCGGGTCCCTCAGGACCCCCTCCACTTATTTATCATAATTATTGTACTACCCTTCCTTCTGAGGAGCAATTATGGTCTCAATCGGACGTTCCCACCAGCTCCCTCAAGATAAAAGGTCATCTAGCCACTCTATGGGAAGAAAACCTGCAGCATATGAATTCCTTGTCTTCCCCAGCTCAAATGGATCAATTCGCAGAATCATATATCAAGGTAACCTTTAAAGATTTCCCAACAATTGCTTTTCCCGCTCTTATCAGCTGCTTTCTGTATGTTCCAAGCCCGTGCAGAATCTCTGATAGTGAACCATTCCTTCCATGCTACGCATTATCAAAATAAGATGCTGCGCGACCATTTGGATGAATTGGAATTGCAACTGAATGATCCTGCCCAGGCTAGCCATGCTCTGAGGGTCGAAATAAaagatttaaccaaaaagaagaATAGTCTGGAAGTATCCTTGGCCCGCACCAGCCACGAATTTAAAGATCTCCAGGAAAAGCAAAGTCAAGCTGATAATGCACACCAACAAAGTATGAATCAGCAGGCTTCAGAGCATCAAAGAGCTATGGACCAGTTAGCTCAAAAGTTGCGTGCTGCCGAGGCTCTGGTGCAGGATCAAGACCAAAAGATAAAATCGCAGGAGGCCCTTTTGACATCTCAAGAGACCCAATTGACTTCCCAAGCAACAGAATTAGCCACTGCTAGAAGTGAACTAGCTCAGGCTAGGGCCACCACAGAGGGCGTGTCGACGACTCTGGCGATCTACAAAGAAGGAGAGAACAATCGCTGCTTGCAAAACCATGCTATGTATCTGTGTTCTCCAGAATTTTGTGCACAAGTGGGACATCATTTTTCCACATCTGCTATCTACGGGGCGGGCGGGGCTCTGCGACAACCTTACGAGCAAGACTATTTAAAGTCCCTTCCCCCTCCTGAATTCTTAGACCATGATCGGATCCTCAAAGAGATACCAAATGAGATATTTGCTCCTTTCGAGTGACATTTTCTGACTTTTTGTACATAATGACTTGAGAATTGCTTGTAAACCACTTTGTTATTTCCTTGTTTGCCTCTCAATGCTTACTTTAAATTGCTTAGCTTTGTCATAAAGTTTTACATACAATctgtttgttggttgctactcggaaaacctaatggttccactgtacaaaaaattttgtacaaaggtctgaaccttttcctagctaccatgtgttcttttaaattaaacttggatcgcctgcggaacttaacacgtttgatccaaagtttaatttatttgttcttttaggttttgacttggatctcctgcggaacttaacacgttcgatccaaatcacctaagttattaattccattaaatattaatttccataattggttcccagtactgacgtggcgaggcacatgaccttcttggatatgggagcaaccaccacctactagacaaaaccttttaaggaaagctaatatttaatttcctaaaataactttaggttaaccgaaaggaacaatcaaatcacaaggaaaagaaaaaaacaaagaacacaacatcgaaaacaaattcgaaatactagaatcgcatgcctcttgtatttagtattttttacatgaagataaaactagtatgatgcggaaattaaatactagtataccttttcttttgcaagcaaaagcctctaggtcttctaccgtattcctcttctaaccttggacgttgtgtgggcaacgatcttccgagatgagaatccaccaaagcaccttcttctcctttcttcaagtttcggccaagcactatgcttccaaaagatgaagatctttttccaccaaccaagctccaagggatgtaagctttctctccttcttctccaagctaaaattcggccaccacttgatctccaaggaggaagagaggttcggccacaagatggagagaagagaaaagaaggaggccggccacaccaaggaagaaaagagggagaaaataatagaggttctatcTCATGAATGCACCTTAACCCCCTCTTTATAATCCTTGCCTTTGGTAATTAAGGAAATTTAGTTACAattaatttccttaactttccttgatataAACTAAttaggaagaattaaataaaacttcctattAACTCTTAtcaaggccggccacaccattggctcacaaataagaaagtttttatcaaaaattaaaatctccttatttactttcagaaaatattaaaaataatatttccgcttttgtatcccttcatggttgattataaaaggaaaaaataaaattaaaactcctctcCTTTTAATTCCATGTGATCGGCCTCACGTGAACATATCAACGTTTGatatttttctcaaaacttcTTCACATGGCAAGCAAAACGTTAATAAGTTGTTCACATTGATAAGCAACACCAATGTTCTGTTCACATTGATCTCAACATGTTGacaagcttctcacgttgacCAATTGGCAAGAAAAACTTCTCATGTTGACTCAATTGGGAACTTGTTCTTCTCATGAAGCATCCTTGGATAACAACACCAACAACATGGACTTGAAGATGGACTTgagtggatacaaggttttataaataagaggttacgatagggaccgagaggaggaattaattttggtctcccgatgaaattaagcatcccgtgttcgccccgaacactgaacttaatttcattaataataattcattccactagagaattattattgaactaccgcaccaatcccaaattacattttgggctctttcttattatgagtgtgttagtctccctatgtttaagatgtcgaatgtccactaattaagtgagttactgacaactcatttaattaatatcttagtccaagagtagtaccactcaacctcatcgtcatgtcggactaagtccacctgcagggtttaacatgacaatccttatgagctcctcttggggacattctcaacctagattactaggacacagtttccttctataatcaacaacacacactataagtgatatcatttcccaacttatcgggcttattgatttatcgaactaaatctcacccattgataaattaaagaaataaatatcaaatatatgtgcttgttattatattgggattaagagcacacacttccataataactgaggtctttgttcctttataaagtcaatataaaagaaacgacctataatgaccctactcaatacactctaagtgtactagtgtaattatatagttaagataaactaatacctaattacactacgaccttccaatggtttgttcctttccatcttggtcgtgagctactgtttataatttataaggtactgataacatgatcttctgtgtgtgacaccacacaccatgttatctacaatataaattaattaaacaactacatttatcataaatgtagacatttgaccaatgtgattcttatttctagataaatgtttataccaaaagctaggcttttagtatacattctaacactgtTCACATTTCTCGCTTTCTCCGATCTGTCTTTCCCCGGTCTGCTAAACCCACCTGTGAGATAAGTTATAGCTCGGCTTATCACCCGATCTGCACTTCTAAGCCTGTCTCTTCAAACTCGATAAGGTCGTAGGTAATTAGCGCTCCAGGGCCGATCTAGCTTCTTACCTCgttcatcttgtaaataataagctCCAGAAGCTAACTTTTTAATGACTTTATAAGGTCCATCTCATTGTGGTGCTAGCTTAGTCACGTCCCCTATTGGCTTGATTTGCTTCCAGACCAAATCCCCTTCTCCAAAGAATCGAGGAATTACTCTTctgttgtaattttgtctcattctttgtcgataagcCTCCAGCCGAGCCACCGTTCGGTCGCGGGTCTCGCTAATAAGATCCAGCTCAGCTAACCGCCGCTCCGCATTTCCTTCATCGTATAGTGTCCTTCTGACCGACGGTACTCTAATTTCTATGGGTACCACTGCCTCATTGCCATAAACCAAGTGAAATGGCGTCAAACCTGTGCTTTCCCGAGGTGTTGTACGATAGGCCCACAGAATGCTTggcagctcttccacccaattgcctccgacatgatctagcttgACCTTCAACCCTCAAACTATTTCTCTGTTAAttacctcggtctgaccattgctttgaggataagcTACTGAAGTAAAGCTTGCGTTATGTCAAATCCCTTGCACCAGGCCTGTATTCtttgtccttgaaattgtcttccattatcagacaccagcttatgaggaataccaaatctgcagaGGATGTTCTTCCACAAGAATTGAATGACAGTATCTTCCGTAATCCGAGCCAgggcttctgcttctacccacttagaaaaatagtccacGACCACCAAGCACAAAGCCTCAAAAAGGAGCAGTCTCAAGCATCTATGGCTGAAAGTTCACAACCGCAGGATTCGAAGAAGGGAAAGGCCCTTGTCATACCTGAGATGTTTCCCGAAGATCCGGACGAGAAAGTACCTTTCTCGGCCAGGATTCTAAATGAAAGACTGCCTAAGGGTTATAGAGCCCCGTCAATCGGAGAATATGACGGGAGTAAGGATCCGGAAAAGCACTTGCGAAAATTCAAAAATGCAGCCCTACTGCACCAATATAGCGATGCTGTTAAATGTAGAGTTTTCCTGAATACTCTATCTAGGTCAGCCTTAAAATGGTTCGATGGGTTACCTCAAGGGTCCATCACCTATTTTCTGGACTTCAAAATGACTTTTCTGCACCGATTTGCTATCAGTAAGAAATATCAAAAGACAGATCATTGTCTTTTTGCTCTAAAGCAGGGGCCGACTGAGCCCCtaagaagttatatcaaccgctttaatcaagtggctcaagaTGTCCCCACTGCCACTTTAGAAATTTTGATGAGCGTCTTTTCCCATGGATTGGGAGAGGGAGAGTTCTTCAGAGATCTCATTAAAAATCCCGCCCGGAATTtcgatgagatggtggaaaaggCTGCTTCCTACATGaaggtggaagaagcacaagcagcTAGAAGGAAGGCCGAAAGACCACTTCCTTCCGCCAACAAGCAAGAAAGAAGAGTGCCTCAACCACCCCCTCAACCTCTACCGCGAGTCCGGGAAGCCAGACCTGTCTTCCATCCCGGGCCCGAAATTCGACCTGCTCCTCGAGTTGCTGCTGTACATATCCCCCGACAAGGGCCAGGGAGTAATTGGTACTGTACCTATCATAGGTCACGTACGCATGATACTAATCGTTGTTTTCAGTTCGCTCGAGACTCCAAGCGAGCTGCCAAGATGGGATTGCCTCCGCCTGAGCTAGCCCCTCAGTTGATCAAGATGATGGAGGAACAAAGGGGGGCAGGACAGGTCGAACAACCTCGCCCCAACCTCGCAGGACTTAGCACTCGTCAGCCTGGCTGGGGAAAAGAGCCAAAAGGATCGCGAGAGGTCGAGAACAGAGGCAATGCAGCCGTCAGAGAGAttggcatgatctctggagggccgACTGACGGAGATTCGGGGAGAGCACATAAGTCTCATGTTCGGCGCTTGGAGGTTCATGCCGTCGGATGCAGTCAGGAGCAAGCTGTTGGCCCTGTTATTAGCTTCGGGCCAGCAGACCTGGAGGGCCTGGAGTTGCCTCATGATGATGCACTCATCATCAAATCCATCATTACTAATAGCCAAGTGGCTCGGATTTTTATTGATACTGGGAGCTCGGTCGACTACCCGTCTGTGCTGTGGCCTGTTGGTTGTTTTCAaccttcatttatttattttttatttactttctttTCATTTACGTTTTATAAAATTTAGGTTTGAATCCGACCACTAGTCTACGCTCAGACTGTCCacaagttcttggaggaaaaAAAAGAGTTTGAATCCTAATTCTCCTCCAGCCTCCAATTTAAAATTATGCTAGTTTTCGTCATTGATAACGTTATCTAAACTCTGCATCGATGTATATAAACCCCTGCATCCTTCTCCATCAGACACCGAGGCACAAGAGCACAAACAAGTTGAAAAAAAATCGATCGAAATGAGTTCGATTCCGAGCGAGAAGAAGCCTCCTCACGCTGTGTGCGTGCCCTTCCCGGCGCAAGGCCACATCACCCCCATGCTCAAGCTCGCCAAGCTCCTCCACTCGCACGGCTTCCACATTTCTTTCGTCAACACCCACTACAACcaccgccgcctcctcctctccGGCGCCGTCTCCTCCCACGCCCTCCCCACCTTCCGCTTCCTCTCCATCCCCGACGGCCTCCCGCCCTCCGACGACGACGCCACGCAGTCCATCCCCGCGCTTTGCCACTCGCTCCCCCGCGCCGCCGCGGAGCCCTTCCGTGACCTCCTCAAGGCGCTGCCGGCGACCTGCGTCGTGTCCGACGGCGCGCTGACCTTCACGCTCGAAGCTGCCGAGGAGGTCGGCGTGCCGGCGGTGCTGTTTTGGACCACCAGCGCCTGCGGGTTCATGGGGTACCTCCATTACGAGCAGCTGCGCGAGCGAGGCCTCACGCCGTTTAAGGGTGATCATTGCGAAACTCAACGATTTCCATCgatgaaaagttttttttttaaattttgtctcaattttattttattttattgagaATTTTAGATGAAAAGGATCTCGCAAATGGGTACCTGGATACCCCTGTCGATTGGATTCCGGGCATGACGAAGAAGATGCGACTCAGGGACTTCCCCACCTTCATCCGCACCACCGACCCCAACGACGTCATGCTCAACTACTGCATCCGAGAGGCCCGGCGCGCCGCCCTCGCCGCCGCCGTCGTCCTCAACACCTTCGACGACCTCGAGCGCCCCGTCCTCGACGGCATAGCAACCGTCCTCCCACGGCCAGTCTACACCATCGGCCCCCTCCTCTCCTCCCCCGGCGACGGGGCTCTCTCCTCCCTCCGTTCCAACCTGTGGAAGGAGGATCCCGGCTGCCTGGAGTGGCTCCGCGGCAAGCGCCCCAGCTCCGTCGTGTACGTCAACTTCGGCAGCATCACGGTGATGACAAGGGAACAGCTGGTGGAGTTCGCGTGGGGGCTGGCCGACTGCGGGTACGAGTTCCTGTGGGTGGTACGACCGGACTTGGTGACGGGGAACTCGGCGGTGCTTCCACCGGAGTTCGTAAAAGAGATCGAGAACAGAGGGCTGCTGGCGAGCTGGTGCCCGCAGGAGGCAGTACTGGGACACGAGGCCATCGGCGGGTTCCTAACACACAGCGGGTGGAATTCCACGATAGAGAGTATCGCCGCCGGCGTGGCGATGCTGTCGTGGCCGTTCTTCGCGGAGCAGCAAACCAACTGCCGGTACGCATGCAAAGAGTGGGGGAACGCCATGGAGATCGACAACGCCGTAAAAAGGACGGAGGTGGCGGACTTGATAAGGACGTTGATGggaggagagaaaggaagagatATGAAGAGAATGGCGGCCGAGTGGAAGGAGAAGGCGGCGAGGGCCACAGGACCCGGTGGATCGTCGGAGGTGAACCTCCAAAGGCTTATTGAAGAGGTGCTACTTTAATCAAATATATTGCAAAATATACATTGTTATTGGGGATATCAAGTATCATTTTACAAAGTATATATGGTTTTATCCCTTACGTAAAAAATGGGATGTATACTCTATCTTTATtgtattcaaaaattttattgaAAATCGATTCTCGATGACTATCAAAACACTTTTCACTGATAATGTTAGTGAATTCTTAACTCTTCGCTCCTTTCTTACTACTCATGGTATCAGTCACCTTACCACTCTTTCACACATTCCTGAACACAATGGATACTCTGAACGTTGTCATCATCATATTATTGAAACTGGTCTCACTTTATTGCACAAAGCGCATATTCCACTCACTTTCTGGTCTTATGCCTTTGTTGCGGCAGTCTATTTGATTAACCGCATGTcctcttttgaaaatttgttcaCCTCCGTTCCTAATCTTTCTAAGCTTCAAGTTTTCGGGTGTCTATGCTTTCCGTGGCTACGCCTTTACTCTCACCACAAGCTTGATCTCAAGTCAACCTCTTGTGTCTTCCTTGACTATTCTTTCACCCAGAGTGTCTTCCTGTGCTATAATGTCACTCTCAAAAGAGTTTTTTATCTCGTCATGTTAAGTTTGTGGAACATGTTTTTCCATTTGTCATCACCTTCtccttgaattcaacaataatATACATTAATTCTGAGCTTTCTGCTGCACCAGTCCTCTCGTGGGATCCTCCGGGACCAGTTCCACAACTTGTCATTAGGCGTAACCATCCGCAACCGACTTCTTCACCGCTGTCAACGCCGCCGCCATCACCGCCTCTTGTTGTCAAACCGTCCATGTTACCTAGTGGCGATCGACCCTCTAGCCCACCGCCTCTCTATCCCCCTCTCGCTTCTCAATTTTAAGACCTTATACTCTGTATCAATTTTAAGATCCaataatatggttagtttttttccttctcttaatttaTATATGGTGTCATAGCGGTTCTCCttctctgacctaattttttCTACCGCCTCCTGTTATTACTTCATGTTGTCGCTGTCGTCTCCTACTACTGCTATTGATTTCGGCGCTGACATATACTTTCTATCTTGCTGC contains:
- the LOC122025196 gene encoding uncharacterized protein LOC122025196; amino-acid sequence: MRNTKSAEDVLPQELNDSIFRNPSQGFCFYPLRKIVHDHQAQSLKKEQSQASMAESSQPQDSKKGKALVIPEMFPEDPDEKVPFSARILNERLPKGYRAPSIGEYDGSKDPEKHLRKFKNAALLHQYSDAVKCRVFLNTLSRSALKWFDGLPQGSITYFLDFKMTFLHRFAISKKYQKTDHCLFALKQGPTEPLRSYINRFNQVAQDVPTATLEILMSVFSHGLGEGEFFRDLIKNPARNFDEMVEKAASYMKVEEAQAARRKAERPLPSANKQERRVPQPPPQPLPRVREARPVFHPGPEIRPAPRVAAVHIPRQGPGSNWYCTYHRSRTHDTNRCFQFARDSKRAAKMGLPPPELAPQLIKMMEEQRGAGQVEQPRPNLAGLSTRQPGWGKEPKGSREVENRGNAAVREIGMISGGPTDGDSGRAHKSHVRRLEVHAVGCSQEQAVGPVISFGPADLEGLELPHDDALIIKSIITNSQVARIFIDTGSSVDYPSVLWPV
- the LOC122022323 gene encoding 7-deoxyloganetin glucosyltransferase-like, producing the protein MSSIPSEKKPPHAVCVPFPAQGHITPMLKLAKLLHSHGFHISFVNTHYNHRRLLLSGAVSSHALPTFRFLSIPDGLPPSDDDATQSIPALCHSLPRAAAEPFRDLLKALPATCVVSDGALTFTLEAAEEVGVPAVLFWTTSACGFMGYLHYEQLRERGLTPFKDEKDLANGYLDTPVDWIPGMTKKMRLRDFPTFIRTTDPNDVMLNYCIREARRAALAAAVVLNTFDDLERPVLDGIATVLPRPVYTIGPLLSSPGDGALSSLRSNLWKEDPGCLEWLRGKRPSSVVYVNFGSITVMTREQLVEFAWGLADCGYEFLWVVRPDLVTGNSAVLPPEFVKEIENRGLLASWCPQEAVLGHEAIGGFLTHSGWNSTIESIAAGVAMLSWPFFAEQQTNCRYACKEWGNAMEIDNAVKRTEVADLIRTLMGGEKGRDMKRMAAEWKEKAARATGPGGSSEVNLQRLIEEVLL